One Misgurnus anguillicaudatus chromosome 20, ASM2758022v2, whole genome shotgun sequence DNA segment encodes these proteins:
- the LOC129455048 gene encoding uncharacterized protein produces the protein MDGKLPPWNIHGGHSSSIPYTSGECHEARDLTGESMPSLSSCMSGAFRALLPDYHGTSSTVTTNPVKYSYSPDDHCVIRSGNGMSYSENTIERREKLNYIKDSLVYPKYTQYMPQEKDRELDQGNSHNWTSVIKHALEMSNGMEMEHNVDICSPLVDFNPVYKEPQMEVTRSKPNEKQGGLEVKGEHNSFIAMLSDGTSKQQNVQGMAVNLESDIYAEGPSLRKEEPRMTVIRGHEPGFSLPGFYSSHNPHLLDGYVKCDEFSLVKQSTENTSQKTPQEPGLSCQVGSPKKTQESHTNSCFGVNNEMVSDNSSIFDLHNLDLPKYCVTAEVMDGKTSVNSRHHPSNYNDQEEMGQQSHLDVSNTTLRKHFENQVTTSPIEEGIKSNLSFPEDIEAKGSVNTKNTELSLKLKAKFVPEFVSFSNPNSSPDSQMVPEQLPFSHKMYIDGTCKDSQKEQGKSDKLNKLCFQENNLTTSPVSVDGRTDLHVQEKQSPANQSLVLIPSGHSKMCEQTFLNNGEESSNHSTQHNVQNALQRYQEKKPRKIAKKPRKRRKTELEELNDQIHKSTKMSDCSLYESDISDGAVKPDKTGCEDVNDIYPLTDHDISALEEDTINKKDNVLPQRKKTTPKKSKIEGDHITQSCYAGEYQCVSQLQSFHEQPVTTETSQKPGHSSEDSHEKATSKKNKPSIRKTVYGRKRKRASKICSKATYSNQNNASYTSQSQVTLLEANADINEAQSSSVNQQTISNLQSLDDEYNQEISKKSRRKKSNEAQHTLQSKGDLPSQLEDVSSLFEADQVDNKIKRLQKARRPSIKTFGDKNDKPATILDEESLIDSVSPTDSVLTSPNIRSPQKNPRKPRQKKRVDVSDVAETLNASPAVLQQKDATSPLARLKEIMQTTKKTKPVKAKRRVKRASRKNLNEDHETTVLDIETFTGTLKQDPVSVTGSDVESPVVLKTRKTFGKKACPKTVRNETVHITDLFISDSEKVVDSVAARENTKMTSSKRKKTNGNSTVGQACLQPEDITTVPSKSVESLVASHPGKTVKARRCSNKNSRRKTNDNHLNSNLDEEASLLSTVTQENEILPLNIDSSSSYRRKKLRKKTVTEIKDEAEQTQHEDLTTIPDPIIAASSTKLTLKSKRPAKKAGRQKVKNDHGISLDTQTSTDTLNQADCVPISSPKKSKTIKKMSDIKVDAINTAEDQMPRQDISAVHQESKASIVPPKKRFKTPQTLTTDSLFDSTDENYESVRLSEQIFPATGNTVNSVSATETDCSHVVSQQNSVRTKRPTKKGNRRKRRVIQANSSFGEQTSPVMQEKNSALTRNNNKNLTSDSYFLHETTEDHGERQVLVSTEAVASPQRKAKKNWLRQKEKSEQELHYSSTETANSLSHEVDKMSNLQPALESVSENFETSEADSCDQTWRAARRKSKKSKEIAETHEFASVSLSQEALSPTKMKTEPVETDVLVTSTDVQDFSKLSNVQTVKGLQCSDIDGSEVDHKNIVIRPKGPKVRKARKTKKRKPAKQKRKIAGRSTQRIKEEEQKYTYSDNVIACDVQAQINDNSARTTVTQEEPVNSDVYISRKSTRIQKINLGPVVESKVNSTDITEDITLSGSINNSECKDLNDVHEISVSSEQKTPKRGRPRKHKLVVAHLEDNVTAPVHISDQPLCQSSAENNIEAAGNQVILKVVQHPKKRRGRKMKKKFTKVTKQLETDPSEPNDADQTNNNLSQSIHGRGRKHKNLKAPGRNLKLSSLKVTGRTSELGTGEAETSSLPPNSVEASLLRRGTRIKRKLDDITTIQDEVATADEKIVEINFRKRGRRRQLVKELCFNDSETQPEQPHQSVSLLSKNKSPGQPLSFEDCFEVSLQSSVDNTEACSEICGILPSSVVKEEEPEAILLDTKIRSRKGPQNSSETEIVNTGTACQPSEVQKVDDEHVAIANKSKIGFKAKEKAKKPLTCKYCGVSFRHITAYVMHQRIHTGEKPYKCKFCSKTFAHLSKLKSHRNVHKERAFPCPCCNQTFMKKEDLLSHFKVHLLESKLSTEPKEDIKKKRNMSSKKPSKSGHHICKICNKNFVNQVKLRIHMRVHKAEIPLTCEDCGKTFKKPSNLAAHEKSHRPVKPYACSICGKGFSQLKALKKHSQIHTGETPFSCSHCGHTFSAMSALRVHQASKMCISKRTDGESVKGFIMSQKADGQVFFKCQICKQLYKKWCQYTLHLQTHTSSSPYLCFSCGQCYEKDSEVSDHCKVCCQSSGEEKTCRASVSEIIQGLTQTDSDLCLDSISKNTSDSSQSLPTTRFQNLRTRQKHTTLPSHPTELECTQTRTTTLPEKDAEQFPIRFPNAQSPARSETSCTSSDSPLECIEISPSLWKFQCSRCGQRFERYRMLCAHIQTHAPTFRYTCAHCGQFFERWSKLWLHQRRHRRNGRCYSCTQCSLQFRFFNSYKEHMFDHAGQRPYACPLCPKTFIQEKSLHAHQYESHKLCESLKCDVCSKTFSSLRNLIKHSLLHNGSTSHVCLLCSLSFTNTRAFQQHLNTHTGYQGLPLPDIASKPLSFPHKCRTCKACFSTGDLLYAHQICHSRDAKTKVRPESKSTSKSSDSRHTDEQSGTPLTNHVSKLKLDGVPNDKSLYVYSHPDRLYVNPSLSRVRHQVIHLDSNEHSYSQNTRPDISNSTPLASSEGCTQDLPVATSHLPQDTSDRETTNLKTSESVKDMTNDPIQNKNKHSHKHQRRSTFVETSVNMEVETVHDEFEECFECADCTEKLTSVIGLYEHYILHAMGDTYVQVH, from the exons ATGGATGGCAAGTTGCCGCCATGGAATATTCATGGAGGTCATAGCAGCAGCATTCCTTATACATCAGGGGAATGTCATGAG GCACGTGACTTAACAGGAGAATCCATGCCCTCCTTGTCATCATGTATGAGTGGAGCGTTTAGGGCTTTGTTACCAGATTACCATGGGACGTCATCAACCGTGACAACAAACCCTGTTAAATATTCCTATTCTCCCGATGATCATTGTGTCATTCGAAGTGGAAATGGAATGAGTTACTCTGAGAACACTATAGAAAGAAGGGAAAAATTGAATTATATCAAAGACTCTTTAGTGTACCCCAAGTATACTCAGTACATGCCACAAGAAAAG GACAGAGAATTGGACCAAGGAAACTCACATAACTGGACATCTGTCATTAAACATGCACTAGAGATGAGTAATGGAATGGAAATGGAGCACAATGTGGATATCTGTAGCCCTCTAGTGGACTTTAATCCTGTTTATAAAGAACCTCAGATGGAGGTAACACGCTCCAAACCAAATGAGAAACAGGGTGGCCTAGAGGTTAAAGGAGAACACAATTCCTTTATTGCTATGTTGTCAGATGGCACCAGCAAACAGCAAAATGTTCAGGGAATG GCTGTAAACCTGGAATCAGACATCTATGCCGAAGGACCATCTTTAAGAAAAGAGGAACCTAGAATGACTGTTATCAGAGGACATGAGCCAGGATTTTCATTACCAGGATTTTATAGTTCACATAATCCTCATTTATTGGATGGTTATGTGAAATGTGATGAGTTTTCTTTGGTCAAGCAGTCTACAGAAAACACATCTCAGAAAACACCACAAGAACCTGGGTTATCATGCCAAGTTGGCAGCCCTAAAAAAACTCAGGAGAGCCACACAAACAGTTGCTTCGGAGTAAATAATGAAATGGTTTCTGACAATTCATCCATTTTTGATCTACATAATCTTGATCTTCCCAAATACTGTGTAACGGCAGAGGTTATGGATGGAAAAACGTCAGTTAATTCACGTCATCATCCTTCAAACTATAATGATCAAGAGGAGATGGGACAACAAAGTCATCTGGATGTCTCTAATACAACACTTAGAAAACACTTTGAAAACCAAGTGACCACTTCACCGATAGAAGAAGGAATTAAGAGCAATCTGTCTTTTCCAGAAGATATTGAAGCTAAAGGCTCGGTTAACACTAAAAATACTGAACTCAGTTTGAAGTTGAAAGCAAAGTTTGTCCCTGAATTTGTTTCCTTTTCAAATCCGAACTCATCTCCAGATTCACAGATGGTTCCAGAGCAACTTCCTTTCTCCCACAAAATGTACATTGATGGTACATGTAAGGATTCTCAGAAAGAGCAAGGGAAAAGcgacaaattaaataaactatgttttcAAGAGAACAATTTGACTACCAGCCCCGTGTCTGTAGATGGTAGAACAGATCTTCATGTTCAAGAAAAACAATCGCCAGCAAATCAAAGTTTAGTGCTCATCCCATCTGGACACTCTAAAATGTGTGAACAGACATTTCTCAACAATGGTGAAGAAAGCAGTAATCATTCAACTCAGCATAATGTACAGAATGCATTGCAAAGGTACCAAGAAAAGAAACCAAGGAAGATTGCAAAGAAAccaagaaaaagaagaaaaactgAGCTTGAGGAATTAAATGATCAGATACACAAATCCACAAAAATGAGTGACTGTTCTTTGTATGAATCAGACATATCAGATGGTGCTGTAAAACCAGACAAAACTGGATGTGAAGATGTTAATGATATCTATCCGCTGACTGATCATGACATCAGTGCACTGGAAGAGGAcactataaataaaaaagacaatGTACTACCGCAAAGAAAAAAGACAACGCCTAAGAAAAGTAAAATTGAGGGCGATCATATTACACAAAGTTGTTATGCTGGTGAATACCAGTGTGTTTCACAACTGCAGAGTTTTCATGAGCAACCTGTTACAACAGAGACCTCACAAAAACCAGGTCACAGTTCTGAAGATTCTCATGAAAAAGCCACATCAAAAAAGAATAAACCATCCATCAGAAAAACTGTTtatggaagaaaacggaagaggGCTTCAAAGATATGTTCGAAAGCAACCTATAGCAATCAAAACAATGCCTCATATACATCACAATCTCAGGTCACCCTGTTGGAAGCAAATGCGGACATTAATGAAGCACAGAGTTCTTCAGTTAACCAGCAGACCATCTCTAATCTACAGAGTCTTGATGACGAGTACAACcaagaaatatcaaaaaaatccagaagaAAGAAATCAAATGAGGCTCAACACACATTACAAAGCAAAGGGGATTTACCTTCTCAGTTGGAGGATGTTTCCAGTTTATTTGAGGCTGACCAGGTGGACAACAAGATAAAGAGGCTTCAGAAGGCAAGACGGCCTAGCATAAAGACTTTTGGGGACAAAAATGATAAACCTGCAACTATTCTGGATGAAGAGTCTTTAATAGACTCCGTGAGTCCTACAGATTCTGTTTTAACCTCCCCAAACATTCGAAGCCCTCAGAAAAACCCAAGGAAACCAAGACAAAAGAAAAGAGTAGATGTCAGCGATGTTGCTGAAACACTCAACGCCAGCCCAGCAGTGTTACAACAAAAGGATGCTACCTCACCATTAGCAAGACTTAAGGAAATCATGCAGACTACCAAGAAAACAAAGCCTGTTAAAGCTAAAAGACGGGTAAAAAGGGCTTCTAGAAAGAACCTAAATGAGGACCATGAAACCACTGTGTTGGACATAGAGACTTTTACAGGCACTCTGAAGCAAGATCCTGTTTCAGTTACAGGAAGTGATGTTGAGTCTCCAGTCGTTCTCAAAACACGTAAAACATTTGGCAAGAAAGCGTGTCCTAAGACAGTACGCAATGAAACCGTTCATATTACTGATTTGTTCATTTCAGATAGTGAAAAAGTAGTTGATTCTGTGGCGGccagagaaaacacaaaaatgacatcaagTAAAAGGAAAAAAACGAATGGCAATTCAACTGTTGGCCAAGCTTGTTTACAACCAGAAGATATTACGACAGTGCCCTCAAAATCTGTTGAATCTTTAGTTGCTTCCCATCCAGGAAAAACAGTAAAAGCCAGAAGATGTTCTAACAAAAATTCTAGAAGAAAAACAAATGACAACCACCTAAATAGTAATTTGGACGAAGAAGCATCTTTATTATCCACTGTGACACAAGAAAATGaaattttacctttaaatattgACTCTTCAAGCAGTTACAGACGGAAGAAGTTAAGAAAAAAGACTGTAACCGAAATCAAAGATGAGGCAGAGCAAACACAGCATGAAGATCTGACTACAATACCTGATCCCATCATAGCAGCTTCTAGTACAAAGTTGACTTTAAAATCAAAAAGACCAGCGAAAAAGGCAGGTAGACAGAAGGTGAAGAATGACCATGGGATTTCACTGGACACGCAGACTTCCACAGATACTCTGAACCAAGCAGATTGTGTTCCAATATCATCACCTAAAAAATCAAAGACAATCAAGAAAATGTCTGATATCAAAGTTGATGCAATAAATACTGCTGAAGACCAAATGCCCCGACAAGACATTTCAGCTGTACATCAGGAATCAAAAGCCAGCATCGTGCCTCCAAAGAAAAGATTCAAAACTCCGCAAACACTAACTACAGACAGTCTGTTTGATTCAACTGATGAAAACTATGAGTCTGTTCGTTTGAGTGAACAAATTTTTCCAGCCACTGGGAATACAGTTAATTCTGTGTCAGCCACAGAAACGGACTGTTCACATGTTGTCAGCCAGCAAAACTCAGTAAGGACAAAACGACCAACTAAAAAGGGCAATAGACGCAAAAGACGAGTTATCCAAGCAAACAGCAGTTTTGGAGAACAGACCTCTCCAGTGATGCAGGAAAAAAATTCTGCTTTAACCAGAAATAATAACAAGAATCTGACTTCAGACTCTTACTTTTTGCATGAAACAACAGAAGATCATGGAGAGAGACAGGTTTTAGTCTCTACTGAAGCTGTTGCAAGTCCACAGAGGAAGGCAAAGAAAAATTGGCTGAGGCAAAAAGAAAAGAGTGAGCAAGAATTACATTATAGCTCTACTGAAACTGCAAATAGTTTGTCTCATGAAGTAGACAAAATGTCAAATCTGCAACCTGCTTTGGAGTCGGTGTCTGAGAATTTTGAAACTTCAGAAGCAGACAGCTGTGACCAGACATGGAGGGCAGCTAGGAGAAAATCCAAGAAGTCCAAAGAGATTGCAGAAACACATGAATTTGCTAGTGTTTCTTTGTCTCAAGAAGCTCTGTCCCCAACTAAGATGAAAACTGAACCAGTTGAGACAGATGTCTTGGTCACTAGTACAGATGTGCAAGATTTCTCCAAGTTATctaatgttcaaactgttaaagGATTACAGTGCTCTGATATAGATGGTTCTGAGGTTGATCATAAAAACATTGTAATCAGACCTAAAGGACCTAAAGTTAGAAAAGCGCGCAAGACAAAGAAACGAAAACCTGCTAAACAGAAGAGGAAAATTGCAGGCCGGTCAACCCAAAGAATTAAAGAGGAGGAACAAAAATACACATATTCTGATAATGTAATTGCTTGTGATGTTCAGGCTCAAATTAATGATAACTCAGCAAGGACTACAGTTACACAAGAGGAGCCAGTAAATTCAGATGTGTACATATCAAGAAAATCAACCCggatacaaaaaataaacttggGTCCGGTTGTTGAAAGTAAGGTCAATAGCACAGACATCACTGAGGACATCACGCTGTCTGGTTCCATTAATAATTCTGAATGTAAAGACCTAAACGATGTCCATGAGATTTCAGTAAGCAGTGAGCAAAAGACACCAAAACGTGGAAGACCCAGGAAACACAAGTTAGTAGTAGCACATCTAGAAGATAATGTTACAGCACCTGTCCACATCTCAGATCAACCTTTGTGTCAAAGCAGCGCAGAAAATAACATCGAAGCAGCTGGTAATCAAGTAATACTTAAAGTTGTTCAACACCCTAAAAAGAGAAGAGGAAGGAAAATGAAGAAAAAGTTCACTAAAGTTACTAAACAATTAGAAACGGATCCCTCAGAACCGAATGATGCAGATCAGACTAACAACAATTTGTCACAGAGCATCCATGGACGTGGACGCAAACACAAGAACTTGAAAGCACCAGGAAGAAACCTCAAGTTATCATCTTTGAAAGTTACTGGCAGAACATCTGAACTGGGCACTGGCGAAGCAGAGACATCTTCTCTGCCCCCAAATTCCGTAGAAGCTTCACTGCTTAGGCGGGGGACAAGGATAAAACGAAAACTTGATGACATAACAACTATACAAGATGAAGTTGCGACTGCTGATGAGAAGATTGTAGAAATTAATTTTAGGAAACGTGGTCGAAGGAGACAACTGGTGAAAGAGCTGTGCTTCAATGATTCCGAAACCCAACCTGAACAACCCCACCAAAGTGTCTCTCTTTTATCCAAAAATAAGTCACCAGGTCAACCTTTAAGTTTTGAAGATTGCTTTGAAGTTTCTTTGCAGTCTTCTGTTGACAACACAGAAGCGTGTAGTGAAATATGTGGCATACTTCCCAGCAGTGTGGTCAAGGAGGAGGAGCCAGAAGCAATTCTTCTAGATACAAAAATCAGATCAAGAAAAGGACCCCAAAACTCATCAGAGACAGAAATTGTTAATACGGGTACTGCATGTCAACCATCTGAAGTACAGAAAGTGGATGATGAACATGTTGCAATTGCAAACAAGTCGAAAATTGGATTTAAGGCTAAAGAAAAGGCGAAGAAACCTCTCACATGCAAATACTGTGGAGTTTCCTTTCGGCACATTACAGCATACGTCATGCACCAACGCATACATACAGGTGAAAAGCCGTACAAATGCAAGTTCTGCAGTAAAACCTTTGCTCATCTTTCTAAACTGAAGTCTCACCGAAATGTACACAAGGAACGTGCTTTTCCCTGTCCTTGCTGTAACCAAACTTTCATGAAGAAAGAAGATCTGCtaagtcattttaaagtgcaccttCTGGAATCAAAACTTAGCACTGAACCTAAGGAGGACATTAAGAAAAAGAGAAATATGTCCTCAAAAAAGCCAAGCAAATCAGGCCACCATATTTGCAAGATTTGTAACAAAAACTTTGTAAACCAAGTCAAATTGCGGATTCACATGCGTGTGCATAAAGCAGAGATACCCTTGACATGTGAAGACTGTGGGAAGACTTTTAAGAAACCTTCAAACCTTGCAGCTCATGAGAAAAGCCACAGGCCTGTAAAGCCATATGCTTGTTCTATTTGTGGAAAAGGTTTCAGCCAGCTGAAGGCATTGAAAAAGCACTCTCAAATTCACACAGGTGAGACACCCTTCTCCTGCAGTCATTGTGGCCATACATTCAGTGCCATGTCTGCACTTAGGGTGCATCAAGCGTCCAAAATGTGCATTTCAAAGAGAACTGATGGGGAAAGCGTCAAGGGTTTCATCATGAGTCAAAAAGCTGATGGTCAGGTTTTCTTCAAGTGTCAGATATGCAAACAGCTCTACAAAAAATGGTGCCAGTACACGCTTCACCTTCAAACTCACACCAGTTCTTCTCCATACCTTTGTTTTTCATGTGGACAGTGTTATGAGAAGGATTCTGAGGTCAGTGATCATTGTAAGGTGTGTTGCCAGTCAAGTGGGGAGGAGAAAACTTGTAGAGCATCAGTCTCTGAAATCATTCAGGGTTTAACCCAAACTGACTCTGACTTGTGCTTAGACAGTATTTCGAAGAATACCTCAGATTCTTCACAGAGTTTACCAACTACAAGATTTCAAAATCTGCGGACTAGACAAAAACATACCACTTTACCATCTCATCCTACAGAATTGGAATGTACACAAACAAGAACCACAACTCTTCCGGAAAAAGATGCTGAACAATTCCCCATCAGATTCCCAAATGCCCAGTCACCCGCTCGTTCTGAAACCAGCTGTACCTCCTCAGACAGCCCTCTAGAATGTATCGAAATCTCTCCGAGTCTTTGGAAATTTCAATGTTCACGTTGCGGTCAGCGTTTTGAGCGGTACAGGATGTTGTGCGCTCATATCCAGACACACGCTCCCACTTTCAGATACACCTGCGCACATTGCGGGCAGTTTTTTGAAAGGTGGAGTAAGCTATGGTTGCATCAGCGACGTCATCGTCGCAATGGTCGTTGCTACTCCTGCACCCAGTGCAGTCTTCAGTTCCGCTTCTTTAACTCTTATAAAGAGCACATGTTTGACCACGCAGGCCAGAGACCCTACGCATGTCCGCTCTGTCCCAAAACCTTCATCCAGGAGAAAAGCTTACACGCTCACCAGTATGAGTCTCATAAACTGTGTGAAAGTCTTAAATGTGATGTTTGTTCGAAGACCTTCAGCAGTTTAAGAAACTTAATCAAGCACAGTCTTCTGCACAACGGTTCTACCTCTCACGTTTGTCTCCTGTGCAGTCTCTCATTCACAAATACAAGAGCCTTCCAGCAACACTTGAACACACACACCGGTTATCAAGGACTGCCGCTTCCAGACATTGCTTCAAAGCCGCTCAGTTTCCCCCACAAATGCAGAACATGCAAAGCTTGTTTTTCAACTGGAGATTTGCTCTATGCTCATCAGATATGCCATTCCAGAGATGCAAAGACTAAAGTCCGTCCAGAATCCAAGTCTACCTCAAAATCGTCCGATTCTCGTCATACAGATGAACAATCTGGCACCCCTCTCACAAATCATGTATCGAAACTCAAACTGGATGGCGTACCCAATGATAAGAGCCTGTATGTTTATTCCCATCCTGACAGGCTCTATGTTAACCCTAGTTTATCCAGAGTAAGGCATCAAGTTATTCATTTAGACTCTAACGAACACTCATACTCTCAGAATACCAGGCCAGACATTTCAAACTCTACCCCCTTAGCCAGCAGTGAAGGATGCACACAGGATTTACCTGTGGCGACCTCTCATCTACCTCAGGACACATCAGATCGGGAAACCACTAACTTGAAAACAAGCGAGAGTGTTAAAGACATGACAAACGATCCTATccagaataaaaataaacacagccATAAGCATCAGAGAAGGTCTACCTTTGTGGAGACCAGCGTTAATATGGAGGTAGAAACTGTTCATGACGAGTTTGAGGAGTGTTTTGAATGTGCTGATTGT
- the apoea gene encoding apolipoprotein Ea encodes MKFVGVILALAIFSGCHGRFLLQDEANKGWQEQVDWFTSRLSEVAANAQEMRDSVQNTQLSRELDTLISDIMRELQMYNEDLQSKVGPYAQEAAQKLKEDLDLLANKLRTHLVEAKDRATEYTQELQTMMEQNADEVKNRFTAYIKKIKKRLTKDTQEINKKFATFFEELGSRIAQSWEDIKDRLEPYFTEILQNAEDKLTTLGEMLKNQGEDIKDQIESKMQDLKEQAEKAKENVQDAIQKRVEELQKWFQSS; translated from the exons ATGAAGTTTGTTGGAGTAATCCTCGCTCTAGCTATTTTTTCAG GCTGCCATGGGCGCTTCTTGCTTCAAGATGAAGCGAACAAAGGCTGGCAGGAGCAAGTGGACTGGTTCACGAGCCGGTTGTCTGAAGTGGCTGCTAATGCTCAAGAGATGAGGGACAGCGTCCAGAACACCCAGCTCAGCAGAGAATTAGA CACTCTGATCTCTGACATCATGAGGGAACTGCAAATGTACAATGAAGATCTGCAGTCCAAGGTGGGTCCCTATGCACAGGAGGCTgcccaaaaattaaaagaagATCTGGATCTGCTTGCAAATAAGCTTCGTACGCACCTGGTGGAAGCTAAGGATCGTGCCACCGAATACACCCAGGAGCTTCAGACCATGATGGAGCAGAACGCTGATGAAGTCAAGAACAGGTTCACTGCCTACatcaagaaaataaagaaacgtTTGACCAAGGACACCCAAGAGATCAACAA GAAATTTGCGACATTCTTTGAGGAACTTGGCTCTCGCATTGCTCAGAGTTGGGAGGACATAAAGGATCGCCTTGAGCCTTACTTCACTGAAATTCTTCAGAACGCAGAAGACAAACTGACGACTCTTGGAGAAATGCTGAAGAACCAGGGTGAAGACATTAAAGACCAGATAGAATCAAAAATGCAGGATCTCAAAGAGCAAGCTGAGAAGGCCAAAGAAAACGTGCAGGATGCTATTCAAAAGAGGGTAGAAGAGCTTCAGAAATGGTTTCAGTCGTCCTAA